One genomic segment of Hordeum vulgare subsp. vulgare chromosome 2H, MorexV3_pseudomolecules_assembly, whole genome shotgun sequence includes these proteins:
- the LOC123425291 gene encoding 2-hydroxyisoflavanone dehydratase-like, with protein sequence MHANQSSPHSKKNADGEEDITVELYPFIREYKGGRVERFLSSSFVEASPDAPANRSVATRDVVVDESTGVSARLFLPAAAAATGERLPVIMYLHGGSFCTESAFCRTYHNYARSLASRAGALVVSVEYRLAPEHPVLWPFVTSGRLSNDDHRVNPLDEEIASLTCRRVLVAVAEKDSLRDCGRRLAARLRGCCAWADDEKAVTLLESEGEDHGFHLYNPLRATSKVLMETIVQFINQRTVLPLPAALLPELHELHACGAKKMNTCLPILGVPARPYMDVFGYWMAMKTSSVPNDMTRACCLHVGQGRRASKTRYGLSLVHAIRNNNKTKMRFSSLSATAALGTCVSPNFI encoded by the coding sequence ATGCATGCAAACCAGAGTTCTCCACACAGCAAGAAGAatgccgacggcgaggaggacatcACCGTCGAACTGTATCCATTCATCCGCGAATACAAGGGCGGCCGTGTCGAGCGCTTCCTGAGCAGCTCATTCGTGGAAGCGTCCCCGGACGCTCCTGCCAACCGTAGCGTGGCGACGAGGGACGTGGTCGTCGACGAGAGCACCGGCGTGTCCGCACGACTGTTTCTTCCTGCCGCTGCGGCCGCAACCGGTGAGAGGCTCCCCGTCATCATGTACCTCCACGGCGGATCCTTCTGCACGGAGAGCGCGTTCTGCCGCACGTACCACAACTATGCCAGGTCCCTGGCGTCCCGTGCGGGGGCTCTCGTCGTGTCTGTGGAGTACCGTCTAGCACCGGAGCATCCCGTGCTCTGGCCTTTCGTTACGTCAGGCCGTCTCAGCAACGACGATCACCGCGTCAACCCTCTCGACGAGGAGATCGCCTCGCTGACATGCCGGCGTGTGCTGGTCGCCGTCGCCGAGAAGGACAGTTTGCGTGACTGCGGGCGCCGGCTGGCGGCTCGCCTGCGCGGCTGCTGCGCGTGGGCCGATGATGAGAAAGCGGTGACATTGCTGGAATCAGAGGGCGAAGACCATGGCTTCCACCTGTACAACCCACTCCGTGCGACGAGCAAGGTTCTCATGGAGACCATAGTGCAGTTCATCAACCAGCGCACGGTGTTGCCATTGCCGGCCGCTCTGCTGCCGGAGCTGCACGAGCTGCATGCATGCGGTGCTAAGAagatgaacacgtgcttgcctatTCTAGGCGTGCCAGCAAGGCCGTATATGGACGTGTTTGGTTATTGGATGGCCATGAAAACTTCGAGCGTCCCAAATGATATGACACGTGCTTGTTGCTTGCACGTTGGACAGGGGAGAAGAGCATCCAAGACTAGATATGGCTTATCTTTGGTCCATGCCATCAGGAATAACAACAAGACCAAGATGAGGTTCTCCTCATTATCTGCAACAGCAGCACTGGGGACATGTGTTTCTCCCAACTTCATCTAG